A stretch of the Drosophila sulfurigaster albostrigata strain 15112-1811.04 chromosome 2L, ASM2355843v2, whole genome shotgun sequence genome encodes the following:
- the LOC133837054 gene encoding uncharacterized protein LOC133837054 isoform X1, whose translation MLEKLNNDCWLEIIKYLSLKDQIALYEAFKGISSNFMYHVVFAWEHQRCFSLDPDCYAKFKEMPELLDIFLSSIKATQEMQFHWVTLEFLKLWENYTFPSIKRLEYTLDEDLSNINEGDADEALTIMTKIFPGLQSVLPTGDFDCSTLVKLTQLRKLDLSEWTPFCRPYHCIDELTKCPLIEELRLKYYEHFTDSYEALMAMPKMHTVSFYMYYPNDILASILSKRLLDVHKITFSHCIYMFRMPNLHKLKNLLQLTLLYEISFPCEKLIEMIANFKELEQLDLICCEMMLNEAELWQTVDCCPSLRILNIYNMHLKEDFFDGNRCVMEKTLSNRSQDLTLNCDTTREIEMLMRQLFKHPRLKLSFVPLPHELDGGRIKVHFEPLLPS comes from the exons ATGTTGGAAAAACTCAACAACGATTGCTGGTTggaaataatcaaatatttaagccTAAAAGACCAAATCGCGCTGTATGAAGCATTTAAAGGCATTTCAAGTAACTTTATGTATCATGTGGTCTTTGCCTGGGAACATCAACGCTGCTTTTCGCTTGATCCTGATTGCTATGCGAAGTTTAAAGAGATGCCTGAATTGTTGGACATATTTTTGTCCAGCATTAAAGCCACACAGGAAATGCAATTTCACTGGGTCACACTGGAGTTCCTTAAACTCTGGGAAAACTACACATTTCCCAGCATAAAAAGGCTGGAGTACACATTGGATGAGGATCTGTCAAATATTAATGAGGGTGACGCCGATGAAGCTCTAACAATtatgacaaaaatatttcctGGATTACAGAGTGTGTTACCGACTGGTGATTTCGATTGCAGCACTTTGGTGAAATTGACGCAGTTGCGTAAACTAGATTTGAGCGAATGGACGCCGTTTTGTAGACCCTATCATTGTATCGATGAGTTAACCAAGTGTCCTTTGATAGAAGAGTTAAGACTAAAATATTATGAACATTTTACTGATAGTTATGAAGCTCTCATGGCGATGCCCAAGATGCATACAGTTTCCTTTTACATGTATTACCCAAATGACATTTTAGCTTCAATCCTAAGCAAACGTTTATTAGATGTCCATAAGATAACCTTTAGCCATTGTATCTATATGTTCAGAATGcctaatttgcataaattgaagAACTTACTCCAATTGACATTGCTGTACGAAATCAGTTTTCCTTGCGAAAAACTAATCGAGATGATTGCGAATTTTAAAGAGCTGGAGCAATTGGATCTCATCTGTTGTGAAATGATGTTGAATGAGGCAGAGCTGTGGCAAACTGTTGACTGCTGCCCATCGCTAAGGATCctgaatatatataacatgCATTTGAAAGAGGATTTTTTCGATGGTAATCGATGTGTCATGGAGAAGACATTGAGCAATCGCTCTCAAGATTTAACATTGAATTGCGACACCACACGTGAAATTGAGATGCTG ATGCGCCAGCTCTTCAAGCATCCACGATTGAAGCTCTCTTTTGTGCCTTTACCGCATGAACTCGATGGTGGCAGGATAAAAGTGCATTTTGAGCCTTTGCTGCCATCATAA